A region of Paenibacillus thiaminolyticus DNA encodes the following proteins:
- a CDS encoding DUF488 domain-containing protein: MRKWFNHIPAKFPEFQRRYEAELTSAAMQDDIRQLISWVRESDVTLLYAAKDEQYNQALILHRFLTNRSRMMH, translated from the coding sequence ATGCGCAAATGGTTCAACCATATTCCTGCGAAATTCCCGGAGTTCCAGCGCCGGTATGAAGCCGAATTGACGAGCGCAGCGATGCAGGACGATATCCGGCAATTGATCTCCTGGGTGCGGGAGAGCGATGTGACGCTGCTGTATGCCGCCAAAGACGAGCAGTATAATCAGGCTCTAATCCTGCATCGGTTTTTGACGAACCGATCGCGGATGATGCACTAA
- a CDS encoding glycoside hydrolase family 65 protein has translation MLAYDNTSRPDLTQWSFTETEFNPLAQGKCESIMSLGNGYMGLRSATEEAYIGQTRNLFVNGTFNRFDEFEVTELPNAADVTGMDIYIDGERFSLDTGKTAEYARSLNMRDAELTRSFVWENRAGKRVRFAFRRFVSLGNLHLIGMKAEVTPLDADISLRAVSGIDAQLGNSGSQHFHEGEKRIFDKTVMQLIQTTTESKVDFVIHAAHRFSLDGQPLSIEPKMEIERRKMAMQYGCDIKAGQTFELQKLASVHTSRDAEHATDYDLAVMREQAREEIRLALDAGYDALFERHRQAWAEVWDKYLFRIESKHDFDLLALRFAVYHLVVMTPAHDNRMGIGAKGLSGEGYKGHSFWDTEIFILPFYIYSGPDVARRLLEYRYQGLEGARRKAKENGYEGAMYPWEAAWPTDGEVTPVWGAVDIVTGKQTKIWSGFIEQHITSDIAYAVWHYVQATGDRDFMDRCGYEMILDTAKFWASRLEWNEALARYEINEVIGPDEYKEHVDNNAFTNYMAHFNMELAIQYYELLRREQPELFRRLNEQLDLERAYADWKQKLGRMYLPQPNEDGVIPQDDTYLQKQLIDLTKYKAQQKVGTLFEDYNLDQVNGIQVSKQADIMMLFYLLENRFSAHLKHTNYNYYEPKTLHDSSLSYSTHCILANDFDDSQLAYELFRKAAEIDLGTHMHSSDAGIHSASLGGVWQCVVMGFAGIRMLDGALHLNPKLPQEWERLTFPLYWKSARLEVDITHDALRISTDANEELTLIIRGTATSFVNQLELHF, from the coding sequence ATGCTTGCGTACGACAACACATCGCGACCGGACTTGACGCAATGGAGCTTCACTGAGACAGAATTCAACCCGCTGGCTCAAGGCAAGTGCGAATCGATTATGTCGCTGGGGAATGGATATATGGGGCTTCGTTCCGCGACGGAGGAAGCATACATCGGCCAGACCCGCAATCTGTTCGTCAACGGAACGTTCAACCGGTTCGACGAGTTCGAGGTGACTGAGCTGCCGAATGCGGCGGATGTCACCGGGATGGACATTTATATCGATGGCGAGCGCTTTAGCCTCGATACAGGCAAGACGGCGGAATATGCCCGCAGTCTAAATATGCGCGATGCTGAGCTGACCCGATCGTTCGTATGGGAGAACCGGGCAGGCAAGAGGGTGCGCTTTGCCTTTCGCCGCTTCGTCTCGCTCGGTAATTTGCATCTTATCGGCATGAAGGCGGAGGTGACGCCGCTTGATGCGGATATTTCGCTCCGCGCCGTATCCGGCATCGATGCCCAGCTTGGCAATTCGGGGAGCCAGCATTTCCATGAAGGGGAGAAACGCATCTTCGATAAGACGGTGATGCAGTTGATCCAGACGACGACAGAATCCAAGGTGGACTTCGTCATCCATGCCGCCCACCGCTTCAGCCTGGATGGGCAGCCGCTCTCTATCGAGCCCAAGATGGAGATCGAACGCCGCAAAATGGCGATGCAGTACGGATGCGATATCAAGGCCGGCCAGACCTTCGAGCTGCAGAAGCTGGCGAGCGTGCATACGAGCAGAGATGCCGAGCATGCTACGGATTATGATTTGGCCGTCATGCGTGAGCAAGCCCGCGAAGAGATCCGGCTGGCGCTTGACGCAGGGTATGACGCCTTGTTCGAGCGCCATCGGCAAGCCTGGGCGGAGGTGTGGGACAAGTACCTCTTCCGGATTGAATCGAAGCATGACTTCGACCTGCTGGCGCTCCGCTTTGCCGTCTATCATCTCGTTGTCATGACACCGGCTCATGACAACCGGATGGGAATCGGAGCGAAGGGGCTGAGCGGCGAAGGGTATAAGGGGCACTCGTTCTGGGACACGGAGATCTTCATTTTGCCGTTCTACATTTACAGCGGTCCGGACGTGGCGCGCAGGCTGCTGGAATATCGCTATCAAGGGCTGGAAGGCGCCCGGCGCAAAGCGAAGGAGAATGGCTACGAAGGCGCAATGTATCCATGGGAGGCCGCTTGGCCGACCGACGGGGAGGTGACGCCGGTATGGGGCGCCGTGGACATCGTGACCGGGAAGCAGACGAAGATATGGTCCGGCTTCATCGAGCAGCATATCACCTCGGATATCGCGTATGCCGTCTGGCATTATGTTCAGGCGACCGGCGATCGGGACTTCATGGATCGCTGCGGCTACGAGATGATTTTGGACACGGCGAAGTTCTGGGCCAGCCGTCTGGAGTGGAATGAAGCGCTCGCCCGCTACGAGATTAATGAAGTGATCGGGCCGGATGAGTACAAGGAGCATGTCGATAACAACGCCTTTACGAACTATATGGCTCACTTCAATATGGAACTGGCGATACAATATTACGAGCTTTTGCGGCGGGAGCAGCCTGAATTATTCCGGCGTCTGAATGAGCAACTCGATCTGGAACGCGCCTATGCGGACTGGAAGCAGAAGCTTGGGCGAATGTATTTGCCGCAGCCGAACGAAGACGGCGTCATTCCGCAGGACGATACGTATTTGCAGAAGCAATTGATCGATTTGACGAAGTATAAGGCGCAGCAGAAGGTCGGGACGCTGTTCGAAGATTACAATCTGGATCAGGTCAACGGGATTCAGGTCTCGAAGCAAGCGGACATCATGATGCTCTTTTACTTGCTGGAAAATAGATTTTCTGCCCATTTGAAGCATACCAATTACAATTATTATGAGCCGAAAACACTGCACGACTCTTCGCTGTCGTATTCCACGCACTGCATTCTGGCTAACGACTTCGATGACAGCCAGCTTGCCTATGAGCTGTTCCGCAAGGCGGCCGAGATTGACCTGGGCACCCATATGCATTCCTCCGATGCGGGCATTCATTCCGCTTCGCTGGGCGGGGTATGGCAATGCGTCGTTATGGGCTTCGCCGGCATTCGGATGCTGGACGGCGCGCTGCATCTGAACCCGAAGCTGCCGCAGGAGTGGGAGCGCTTAACCTTCCCGCTGTATTGGAAAAGTGCGCGCCTGGAGGTGGACATAACGCATGATGCGCTGCGGATCTCCACCGACGCGAATGAGGAATTGACCCTGATTATCCGCGGTACAGCAACGAGCTTCGTGAACCAGCTTGAACTTCATTTCTAA
- the treP gene encoding PTS system trehalose-specific EIIBC component — MAIKRKSVEQIIEAVGGSDNISDVIHCITRLRFSLKDEGKVNKEALDQNDLVKGSFSTNGQFQVVIGQGIVDRVHKELVQIAGMAGTSAPAPAQGTAPAGEARKINPLQRFVKVLGDIFIPLLPAIVTSGLLLGLNNLLVGPGIFYAEKSLIEVYPAWEGFADIVSLIASTAFTFLPGLIGWSAVKRFGGSPLLGIVLGLMLIHPSLAPASDALSSGDIPRWDLFGLSINKIGYQGQVIPVLLSSYLLARIELLLRKRIPDSIQLLLVAPIALLVTGFITFAVIGPVTFQIGNAISDAVVAMFHHFGWLAGFIYAGIGALLVMTGMHHTFLALDLQLISSIGTTYLWPVIVMSNIAQGAAALAMMFASKDDKLRGTALTSGISAFLGVTEPAMFGVNIRFKFPFISAMIGAACAGMLVAWKHVTASSIGIGGIPAFLSIFTDFWGIYFIAMGIAVAVPFVLTLLFAKVKGTEK, encoded by the coding sequence ATGGCAATAAAGAGAAAGTCCGTGGAACAGATTATTGAGGCTGTTGGAGGCTCGGACAATATTTCAGATGTTATACACTGTATTACCAGACTGCGATTTTCCTTGAAGGATGAGGGGAAAGTCAATAAAGAAGCGCTCGACCAGAATGACTTAGTGAAAGGCAGCTTTTCCACGAATGGTCAGTTCCAAGTTGTCATTGGCCAGGGAATCGTGGATAGAGTGCATAAGGAATTGGTGCAAATCGCAGGAATGGCAGGGACTTCCGCACCCGCTCCGGCACAGGGGACAGCGCCAGCCGGGGAAGCGAGAAAAATAAATCCGCTGCAACGATTCGTAAAGGTGCTGGGGGATATTTTTATTCCGCTCCTTCCCGCCATTGTCACATCCGGTTTGCTGCTTGGACTCAATAATTTACTGGTGGGACCGGGCATTTTTTACGCAGAAAAGTCGTTGATTGAAGTTTATCCGGCCTGGGAAGGATTTGCCGACATTGTCAGCTTGATTGCGAGCACGGCATTTACCTTCTTGCCGGGACTGATTGGATGGTCTGCAGTGAAGCGCTTCGGCGGAAGCCCGCTGCTCGGCATTGTGCTAGGGTTGATGCTCATTCACCCGAGTCTCGCCCCTGCCAGCGATGCGTTAAGCAGCGGAGACATTCCTCGCTGGGATCTGTTTGGATTGTCTATCAATAAAATCGGTTATCAGGGTCAAGTCATTCCTGTCTTGCTCTCATCCTATTTGCTTGCCCGAATTGAACTCTTGTTAAGAAAACGCATTCCTGATTCGATTCAATTGCTGCTGGTGGCGCCCATCGCGCTGCTGGTTACCGGTTTTATTACATTTGCGGTTATCGGGCCGGTTACGTTTCAGATCGGCAACGCCATTAGCGATGCCGTCGTCGCGATGTTCCATCACTTCGGCTGGCTGGCAGGGTTTATCTATGCTGGAATCGGCGCATTGCTTGTCATGACGGGGATGCACCATACGTTCCTGGCGCTTGATTTGCAGTTGATATCGAGTATCGGCACAACCTACCTGTGGCCGGTGATTGTCATGTCCAATATCGCACAAGGAGCGGCGGCGCTTGCGATGATGTTCGCCAGCAAAGACGATAAATTGCGAGGGACGGCGCTCACCTCGGGCATTTCCGCCTTCCTGGGCGTGACGGAACCTGCGATGTTCGGCGTGAATATACGCTTTAAGTTTCCTTTTATCAGCGCTATGATCGGCGCGGCTTGTGCGGGCATGCTGGTCGCCTGGAAGCATGTCACGGCTTCTTCGATCGGAATTGGCGGTATTCCGGCATTTTTGTCTATCTTCACTGACTTTTGGGGCATTTACTTTATAGCTATGGGCATCGCCGTTGCCGTCCCGTTTGTGCTGACCCTTCTGTTTGCCAAAGTAAAAGGAACCGAAAAGTAA
- a CDS encoding YjcZ family sporulation protein yields the protein MSGVVGGVGGFSCGFGGFTSIGVILVLFILLVIISRGFIY from the coding sequence ATGAGCGGTGTTGTTGGAGGTGTTGGAGGCTTCTCATGTGGATTCGGAGGCTTTACTTCTATTGGTGTAATCTTGGTTCTGTTTATCTTGCTTGTCATTATTTCTCGTGGATTTATCTACTAG
- a CDS encoding LacI family DNA-binding transcriptional regulator: MVSIKDVARYANVSVTVVSKTLNGYSDVSEETKKKVMKAVEELNYSPNMVAKNLKQKVTKSIALIFSNFERSSGKDGVIFQIMSGIYEAAMNYKYEVVIYTRSLSEQQDKSYWQFCKEHKLSGAIITGLKTTDPYFLEIVDSNFPCVVIDADIVGEYTGSIMTDNVKAARHAVQHLIDSGHRRIGMINGHDFAVVSKQRHEGYGLALEANGIPYDPALVVHADYSESIAYDIADRYVKDNPEMTAVFCASDLMAIGFMKRCRELGIRIPEDLSVIGFDDIVLSDYTTPRLTTIRQNFKGSAMAAFDHAVQIIEHKEQGKHITISFERIDRESVRML; encoded by the coding sequence GTGGTATCAATTAAAGATGTGGCAAGGTATGCGAACGTATCGGTAACCGTCGTATCGAAAACATTGAACGGATATTCCGACGTGAGCGAGGAAACGAAGAAGAAAGTGATGAAGGCCGTGGAGGAATTGAACTATTCCCCGAATATGGTGGCCAAAAATTTAAAGCAAAAGGTAACGAAATCGATTGCGCTGATCTTCTCCAACTTCGAGCGCTCCAGTGGCAAGGACGGCGTCATTTTTCAAATTATGAGCGGCATCTACGAAGCAGCGATGAACTATAAGTATGAGGTCGTTATCTATACGCGCAGTCTATCGGAGCAGCAGGATAAGTCATATTGGCAATTTTGCAAGGAGCATAAGCTGTCCGGCGCGATCATTACCGGTCTGAAGACGACGGACCCCTATTTCCTCGAAATTGTGGACAGCAATTTCCCTTGTGTCGTCATCGATGCGGATATCGTGGGAGAGTATACGGGCTCGATAATGACGGACAACGTGAAGGCGGCCCGGCATGCGGTACAGCATTTGATCGATAGCGGGCACCGGCGGATCGGCATGATCAATGGGCACGACTTCGCTGTCGTCAGCAAGCAGCGGCACGAAGGATACGGCCTGGCGCTGGAGGCCAACGGGATTCCGTATGATCCGGCGTTGGTTGTCCATGCGGACTATTCGGAGAGTATCGCTTACGACATTGCCGACAGGTACGTGAAGGATAACCCGGAGATGACGGCGGTTTTCTGTGCGAGCGACTTGATGGCTATCGGATTCATGAAGCGCTGCCGCGAATTGGGCATCCGCATACCGGAAGATCTGTCCGTAATCGGCTTCGATGATATTGTGCTGTCGGACTATACGACACCGCGGCTGACGACGATCCGCCAGAATTTCAAAGGCAGTGCGATGGCGGCCTTCGATCATGCCGTGCAAATTATCGAACACAAGGAGCAAGGAAAGCATATCACGATTTCATTTGAGCGAATTGACAGAGAATCGGTAAGGATGCTATAA
- a CDS encoding MFS transporter has product MRIWQDFNVFVKIPGAWLLVLTLFLYGIGTGILAPMNAVYLQESVQLGKIEIVSIFAISLFLNMVLTITVGILSDRIKRKKTIPMIASLLCIGGLLIYMNADGYATALAGMALATAPSGMIMGQLFAMARNHFTRLAPDVVEIAQIWLRATYSVGFFTGLLLGANLYLAATFHGVLWGNLAGYAALFLLLTFYREITASPLTAKQSSTGEPFSLIMLFAILLLSCADAIRGLYLPLVVHELFGDPRLMSYIWSTQAVFELLFMTMAGYWAAKYGSKRILLLGSAFALMTYLTYSMIGSLPVFFLVQPLYSFFVSVLYGVGMGYVQRMFIHRAGFGASLYVFISQTASLIGYFLPLLIEGVSPAIFWIPSLLIAASMGLMIKVLYTDRRLNRQRLTM; this is encoded by the coding sequence ATGCGTATATGGCAAGATTTCAATGTATTTGTCAAAATTCCGGGGGCTTGGCTGCTCGTGCTCACCCTCTTCTTGTACGGAATCGGAACCGGGATTCTCGCTCCGATGAACGCTGTCTATCTGCAGGAATCAGTGCAGCTGGGCAAGATCGAAATCGTCTCGATCTTCGCCATCTCGCTCTTCCTGAATATGGTGCTCACGATTACGGTCGGCATCCTAAGCGACCGCATCAAGCGGAAGAAGACGATTCCGATGATCGCGTCCCTGCTGTGCATCGGCGGCCTGCTCATCTATATGAATGCGGACGGCTACGCCACGGCCCTCGCCGGGATGGCGCTCGCTACCGCGCCTTCGGGCATGATTATGGGGCAATTGTTCGCCATGGCGCGCAATCACTTCACGCGCCTCGCCCCCGACGTCGTGGAGATTGCGCAGATCTGGCTCCGCGCCACATACAGCGTCGGCTTCTTCACCGGCCTGCTGCTCGGCGCCAATCTGTATCTGGCCGCTACGTTCCATGGCGTCCTATGGGGCAATCTGGCCGGCTATGCCGCCTTATTCCTGCTGCTGACGTTCTACCGGGAGATTACTGCCTCGCCGCTGACGGCGAAGCAATCCAGCACGGGGGAGCCGTTCTCGCTCATCATGCTGTTCGCCATCCTGCTGCTCTCCTGCGCGGACGCGATCCGGGGCTTGTATCTCCCGCTCGTCGTGCACGAACTGTTCGGCGATCCCCGGCTCATGTCCTATATCTGGAGCACGCAGGCCGTCTTCGAGCTGCTGTTCATGACGATGGCCGGCTACTGGGCCGCCAAATACGGCAGCAAGCGGATTCTGCTGCTCGGCAGCGCCTTCGCCCTGATGACGTATTTGACGTACAGCATGATCGGATCGCTGCCTGTCTTTTTCCTGGTGCAGCCGCTCTATTCCTTCTTCGTCTCGGTGCTGTACGGCGTCGGAATGGGCTATGTGCAGCGCATGTTCATCCATCGTGCGGGCTTCGGAGCCAGTCTCTATGTGTTCATCTCGCAGACCGCTTCCTTGATCGGATATTTCCTGCCGCTCCTGATCGAAGGAGTGTCGCCAGCGATATTCTGGATTCCGTCGCTGCTCATCGCCGCCTCGATGGGGCTGATGATCAAGGTGCTGTATACGGATCGGAGGCTGAACCGGCAGCGGCTAACGATGTAA
- the treC gene encoding alpha,alpha-phosphotrehalase, with the protein MQEPWWKRAAVYQIYPKSFLDTTGNGLGDINGIIAKLDYLHELGVDVIWLTPIYVSPEKDNGYDISDYYAINPQYGTMEDFDKLLDEAHRREIKVIMDIVVNHTSTEHSWFQQSGTSLDNPYRDYYIWREPANGQEPPNNWQSKFGGSAWKYDDKTKQYYLHLFDVTQADLNWENTDVRQEVYQMMNFWLAKGVDGFRLDVVNLLSKDQNFPNDTGEHAQADGRKYYTDGPRIHEYLHEMNLEVFARHDTMTVGEMSSTSIEECIKYTNPERQELNMTFNFHHLKVDYPGGEKWAKSDFDFIKLKQILSEWQIRMHAGGGWNALFWCNHDQPRIVSRFGDSGEYRVEAAKMLGTTIHMMQGTPFIYQGEEIGMTNPEFHHLADYRDVESLNMYNMLREQGKSHDTIMDILKQKSRDNSRTPMQWNCSAHGGFTKGMPWIQAAPNYPEINVEAALQDRESIFYHYQKLIQLRKQYDILTYGDYRLLLAEHEQVFAYARQWQNETLLVVNNFYREPVTLTADEIGMSPEHGKGSILLSNYAGSPEDFRALQLRPYESVVYYWRGE; encoded by the coding sequence ATGCAAGAACCTTGGTGGAAAAGAGCGGCCGTCTATCAAATCTATCCGAAAAGTTTTCTGGATACGACAGGCAACGGTCTTGGAGATATTAACGGGATTATCGCCAAATTGGATTATCTTCACGAACTGGGCGTGGATGTGATCTGGCTAACCCCGATTTATGTGTCGCCTGAAAAAGACAATGGCTATGATATCAGCGATTATTACGCGATTAATCCGCAATATGGAACGATGGAGGACTTCGACAAGCTATTAGACGAAGCTCACCGCAGGGAAATAAAGGTGATCATGGACATTGTAGTGAACCATACCTCGACGGAGCATTCGTGGTTTCAACAGTCAGGCACTTCCCTCGATAATCCATACCGGGATTACTATATATGGAGAGAACCGGCTAACGGGCAGGAACCGCCGAACAATTGGCAGTCGAAATTCGGCGGAAGCGCGTGGAAATACGATGACAAGACGAAGCAGTATTATTTGCATCTTTTTGACGTCACTCAGGCGGATCTCAACTGGGAAAACACGGACGTGCGTCAGGAAGTGTATCAAATGATGAATTTTTGGCTCGCCAAAGGAGTCGACGGCTTCCGTCTGGATGTCGTTAATCTGCTTTCGAAAGATCAGAATTTCCCGAATGACACTGGCGAGCATGCGCAGGCGGACGGCCGCAAATATTACACGGACGGACCTCGTATTCATGAATATTTGCATGAAATGAATCTTGAAGTGTTTGCCCGGCATGACACGATGACGGTCGGGGAGATGTCTTCCACCTCGATCGAGGAATGCATTAAGTATACGAATCCCGAGCGGCAGGAATTAAATATGACCTTTAACTTCCACCATCTCAAGGTCGATTATCCGGGAGGCGAGAAATGGGCGAAATCCGATTTTGATTTTATCAAATTGAAGCAAATCTTGTCGGAATGGCAAATTCGCATGCATGCCGGCGGAGGCTGGAACGCGTTGTTCTGGTGCAACCATGATCAGCCGCGCATTGTATCGCGATTCGGCGACAGCGGCGAGTATCGGGTGGAAGCCGCCAAAATGCTGGGAACAACGATTCATATGATGCAAGGGACGCCTTTTATATATCAGGGCGAAGAAATCGGGATGACGAATCCGGAATTCCATCATCTGGCGGATTATCGTGATGTCGAATCGCTAAATATGTATAACATGCTGCGGGAACAGGGAAAAAGCCATGACACGATCATGGACATATTAAAGCAGAAATCTCGCGATAATTCGAGAACGCCGATGCAATGGAATTGCAGCGCCCACGGGGGATTCACGAAAGGCATGCCTTGGATTCAAGCGGCTCCCAATTATCCGGAGATCAACGTGGAGGCTGCGTTACAAGATCGGGAATCGATTTTTTATCATTATCAAAAACTAATACAACTGCGCAAACAATATGACATTCTCACCTATGGAGATTATCGGCTGCTGCTTGCGGAACATGAACAGGTATTTGCTTATGCGCGACAATGGCAAAATGAAACGCTTCTCGTCGTCAATAACTTTTACCGCGAACCGGTTACGCTCACAGCCGACGAGATTGGAATGTCACCTGAGCACGGGAAAGGCAGCATTTTACTATCCAATTATGCCGGCTCGCCGGAAGATTTCCGGGCGCTGCAACTGCGGCCTTACGAGTCCGTCGTTTATTATTGGAGGGGAGAGTAA
- the treR gene encoding trehalose operon repressor, with protein sequence MRNNKFSGIYYDLAKKIQTGELKSNSLLPSEHELAKMYDASRETIRKALNQLSQNGYIHKVRGKGSVVLDIEKFNFPISGLVSFKEIANRSRKEWRTIVHELVLAKPDSFIQKELKINSKAEVWKIVRSREIAGERIILDIDYVNKEFVPTITKDIVEHSLYAYFESQLGLVISFAKKEITVEQATEADREYMDLGEHTYVVVVRNHVYLNDTALLQYTESRHRPDKFRFVDFARREHIGLPFK encoded by the coding sequence ATGAGAAACAATAAATTTTCAGGGATTTATTATGATCTCGCCAAAAAAATTCAAACCGGCGAATTGAAATCCAATAGTTTGCTGCCTTCGGAGCATGAATTAGCCAAGATGTACGATGCTTCTCGCGAGACGATTCGCAAGGCGTTGAACCAATTGTCGCAGAACGGCTATATCCACAAGGTAAGAGGAAAAGGCTCTGTCGTCTTGGATATCGAGAAATTCAATTTTCCCATCTCGGGGTTGGTCAGCTTCAAGGAAATCGCTAACCGGTCAAGGAAGGAATGGCGAACGATTGTCCATGAGTTGGTCCTTGCCAAGCCGGATAGCTTTATTCAGAAGGAGCTTAAAATCAACAGTAAAGCGGAAGTATGGAAAATTGTCCGATCCAGAGAAATCGCCGGCGAGAGGATTATTTTAGATATCGATTACGTCAATAAAGAATTTGTCCCCACGATTACGAAAGATATTGTGGAGCATTCGCTTTACGCGTATTTCGAGTCGCAGCTGGGACTTGTCATTAGCTTCGCCAAAAAAGAAATCACGGTGGAGCAGGCGACCGAGGCCGATCGCGAATACATGGATTTAGGCGAACACACGTATGTCGTCGTCGTCAGGAACCATGTCTATTTGAATGATACCGCCTTGTTGCAGTATACTGAGTCGCGGCATCGGCCCGATAAATTCAGGTTTGTCGATTTCGCCAGACGCGAACATATCGGTTTGCCGTTCAAGTGA
- a CDS encoding Rpn family recombination-promoting nuclease/putative transposase: MISANIQQTERLNPKNDFLFKRLFGEEEGKKLLISLLNAILKREGARQITDVAILEDTKLARELVEDKEAVLDILCEIDGREKVNVEMQVRRFVRMDYRSLFYVGKLLTESLHYGEPYDRMQRSIGINILDHYYLPLEKYHSTFHLYEDDDRHYMLTDILEIHFIECPKFRQLPFDLHDPLHRWLRFLEQKATAEQLEELMMLDKVFKEAEDRLARLASDAETRRRYALREKALHDRASLLQDARTAGFQEGIEQGIERGIEQGFEQGIYQTALNMLREGLETTFISRITGLDGAQLERVRETMLLEPKSNGTSVN; this comes from the coding sequence GTGATATCCGCTAATATACAGCAGACGGAAAGACTTAACCCAAAAAATGATTTTTTGTTCAAGCGCCTTTTTGGCGAGGAGGAAGGTAAAAAACTCCTCATTAGCTTACTCAATGCCATTCTTAAACGTGAAGGCGCCCGGCAGATCACCGATGTGGCGATTCTGGAGGATACGAAGCTCGCCCGCGAGCTAGTGGAAGATAAGGAAGCCGTTCTCGATATTTTATGTGAAATCGATGGCCGCGAAAAAGTGAATGTTGAAATGCAAGTGCGCCGCTTTGTACGGATGGATTACCGGAGCCTGTTCTATGTGGGCAAGCTGCTGACCGAGTCGCTTCACTATGGCGAACCTTATGATCGCATGCAGCGCTCCATTGGAATCAATATTCTCGACCACTACTATCTTCCGCTAGAAAAATATCACAGCACCTTTCATTTATATGAAGACGATGATCGCCACTATATGCTGACAGATATTTTGGAGATCCATTTTATCGAATGCCCGAAATTCCGGCAGCTGCCCTTTGACCTCCATGATCCGCTGCATCGCTGGCTGCGGTTTTTGGAACAGAAAGCCACTGCCGAACAATTGGAGGAGTTGATGATGTTGGATAAGGTATTCAAGGAAGCCGAGGACCGTCTAGCCCGCTTGGCTAGCGACGCAGAGACGCGCCGGCGCTATGCCCTGCGGGAAAAGGCCTTGCATGATCGCGCCAGCCTCCTGCAGGATGCGCGTACGGCCGGGTTCCAGGAAGGGATCGAGCAAGGGATTGAGCGGGGTATTGAGCAAGGTTTTGAACAAGGTATATATCAAACGGCACTAAACATGCTGAGGGAAGGGCTGGAGACGACCTTCATTAGCCGCATCACAGGGCTTGATGGCGCACAGCTTGAACGTGTGAGGGAAACGATGCTGCTTGAGCCTAAGTCGAACGGAACATCGGTGAATTGA